The window GCATATACCAATACTGAACCAAACAACTCGGCAACACTGCCTTATTCTGTTGGGATTACCAGTCAACAGTTATTGTCCTCAAGTACAGTTTCACCAAGTACTAAACTAAGCAATCAATCAACATTATCTACTAACCTGACATCACCTTCAGTGCCTGGTGTGAGCAGCTTAGCAACAATACCCATTACTTTTGCTACTGATTCCCCCAATCAGAACTCAACAGCCTTCACTGGGCTAAACTTTGTGTCTTCAACCAactctaccataacatcaccatACAATGGTGGTAGCAGCAGTCAGCAGGCATCTACCAATACCTCCGCCTACAGTTCCACACCCTCTTCCAGCTATCAGAATCCTGTAACAAGCATGTCATTGTTTCCAATAACTTTGCCAAACAACCAATCTATGACAACCTCTACCACAACTCCTCATTTCAGTATTAGTAGTAATCAGTCAGTGAATGGCACGTCAACCTTGATGGCGACAACCTCCTCCAGCAGCCAGCAGCCTCCATCAACCACAGGAGCATCAATCAATGCTAACAACAGCCAGTCATCTTCTTCCCAGACCACAACATTATCTTCTGTGACAAGAAATAATAGTCAAGCGTCATCAACAACAACAGTGTCTACTAATACTGGCATAAACAATCAAACAACCACCACCACCATTATCCCATCAACATCTTCAACCAAAAGTCAGCAACAATCAACTACTACATCAAGTCCCTCAAGTGCTGTGCCACAAAGCCAACCCACAAGCAGTAGTACAAGTACACTATCCACTAGTAATGCCGATCCCACAGCACCATCAACAAGTTCTCAGACTAGTACCCAGTCAACGGTGTCAACAAGCACATCGTCCACAAGTCAGACATCTTCGACCAGCAGCTCCCCCACTACCACATCCACCAGTATTGTGACCACAACAGCAGCAGAGAAATTAACAAAAGTCACCTGTAAGTAGGCTTAATGTGTAAAAGTAGGGTTCATATTCAGTGTGTTATGAACATGTATGCTTTAGGCGAAGTTCACCTTTTTTGGGGGTTGCTTCAAAGATTCTATGATGGCAACCCAGACCCCATCAATGACGGCACCATAGACCCCACTTCTGCTGAAAGAGAAACAAAGCAAGGTTCCTGTTAAAGGTGTTGCCCACAGGGCAGGCAGGGTAGGGTAGGCCAGCAATATGTGACTGGAGGGTCACCCTACCACTATAGAGACTATACAGATACATATGCTGGGTAGAAGCCAGAAAAGGTCCAGCAAGCTCAGTTTCATTCAATGCAGTAGTTTTCCTGCCCACTAAATAGTGTTTGGAGCTATGTGGTTGTGGTACAGTGCAGCCAGTGCAACTGATCGAAGCGGGTGACAGTCTTGTGCCTCCACCCATTAGATATTAATAAACTATATAAAAGTAGAGCCAATCTAAAAGAATCAAACCAATTAATGAAGTGAGCTAAAAAACCGCCAAGATTGTACAATATGAACCATAGTataatatttaaattaaaaacaATGTCAAATAATTAGAAATTTATCCTGTTTTCTGGTTCCTTACAGCATCGTCTTCTGCTGTCCACCCAAGCTGGATGATAATGGCCCTGCTATTGGTCTTCATGGTGAGTGCATTACCAATTATGCAGAGTCCTCATCTGTCTGTTTTGCAATGTACACGACTTTACTACTAGATGTTTACAGGTTATGCTATAAATTATGAGAAGGGGATTGTTTCTGTCAGCTTGAAGCTGCTGGAAAAGAGGCTTCATGTAGGACCCCTAAGGCTTTTGGGCCTACAAGCGTCTGCACTCTCTATATTCCCTCAACGCTACTCTTACATTCTTACATGTTCTGTATTCCtttcataaacatacataaaaCCAAATTACAGTGAAGCTTTTATGCTGGGGATATTTATGTTTGGCCACAGTGGTCTCATTGATCATGTGGAATCCAGCCGTGTCTCCAGGCCTTATAAATGGGCAGGAAAActgaaaataatggggcagatttatcaagcagtctgaaagtcagaatatttccagttgcccatggcaaccaatcacagctcagctttcatttcaccagtgctcatgaatattttaaaggggagctgtgattggttgccatgggcaattggaaatattctgactttcagactgcttgataaatctgccccaatgtatagacCTGATGGCCCAATACTTTTCCTATCAATCTCTTTATCTTGAATTTTGAATTGAATTTTTTTACATTGATTTTTCTCCTTGTGAAGCGCTTACTGCTTCTACATCATGTAGCTTATGAGAATTGTACTGATCATTACcccattttattttttcatcagGGTTAAGATATCTTGGGAAGACACAATATGAACATCTTACAACTCTCACCTTGAAGGAGGACATCATCTTGAAATGTTTGTACTCAGCTTTCCATGGGTCACACATTGAATCAATCAGTTAGAGCCTAGATTGAATTGTCCGCTACTGACTGAAATATGATATCTGCCGTCTGATTGGTTGTTGAGGATgtatttttttaacacttttgcgCTCACCTCTGGTTTGTTTAGGACTGATAAAACAGTGTTGCAAAGTCCTTCAAAGACAATACCACATCTTACCACAGGTTGTACTTGCTGTTGCATTATAGAGTCCGATTGTCCCTTATTTATAGAATATTGTATCATCAAAGGGGCAATTTTCGCTGCAGAAAAGCACTTAGAAAAAATTATTGTCAAGCAAAATTAAATGTGATGTCcattatattttaaataaagtttattgaaacaaGCATTCTGTGAAGACCTCCTAACGTACTCTCTGTCATTGAAGAGATCACCATAAATGATCTACATATATTTAGCCCCCGTCCCAGAGATCTCCCCTATGAGGTCTAATGTAAAAGGATGGATCACAGTCATAGGGACCAATCAGTGTTTAGCTTTTATAAACCTCTGCAGTTATAAATTTGAACACTGGattttgattggttgctatggaggccatgttttttttttatataccaggACAATGAAGTGTGCTTGTTTCAATCAACTTTATTCACAATAAACCTAACAAACACAGCAAATCACATCCACaaaacaatataattgtgtgtatatatgtaatatatgagcTATTTGATTCAAATCAGTGTTATATTACACCTAAATCTCATATAAAATTCAcgactgaataataataataattattacatGGATTATTATATTGATATGGAATTTTAACCTCTTGGAGAATATCCCAGagtataatattttatctttgttcAGTCTTTAGTTCAGGGCGAGTCAAAAGTCCCAGGACACCGTTTTATTtcaaaaacaaaatggaaaagGACATATCTGACCCCACTCACAATGGAATATGCTAGGTTATGTCTGGAATATGGCCGCCATTGTGAAaaccgccatattggatcaagggtaagtttttccaatgggaaggtcaTGTGGTCTCTTGTGGCTCAAAAGATATCAACACAAAAATTCTCCATAGATTCTCCTGCAGTTTCATAGGGATTGGATCCAGCACCTTCAGCTTTGTGTTCAGCATTTGATATTGATTGTTTTTtgaccaccttcccattggaaTAACTtgtccttgatccaatatggcggctgtcaagatggcagccatgttcTGGACAATTGCTTTCTGGGGTATAATTCATTTAATTTTCCCTGGGATATGACTGCCCCAGTATTATTGATCGGACTATCATTACCTACACACATATAGTTGTGTCCTAGGAAAAACCCACACAACTGCAATGACCATGATTTTGTAGGTAATTGCCTTTAAGATCatatgtttggggggggggggcaccagcagtGGGTGCGGTTTTGGTCATGTACAGCCTAATTTTGGCTTCTATGGCAGATTACTGAATGACCATTGTGAGGGATAGTGCTGCCATATTCCAGTACTGTAGGGATTCTGTGTGCTGTCATAGAGCAGCAACTCCTGTGCATGAACCACCGATTTTAGCTTTTATGACCACTTCCTGTGGAGCACTGTGGGGGCTGGTAGGTGCCCTGCTGCTtagtctgccccccccctccccatttaaaggaaacctaccactaaggatctacctattaaggtgcaTCTAACAtgtgtaaggatagccctttttagggctaatcctttactcccctctatcttttatcATCttaaatcagggtaatatgctaattttctaaataggctactggggcgtggagtagccaaagctgaggctacacggtgcggctactccacgccccaatagcctctttgatcctcctacccagacattttCAGCACTTGTCCGTGAAgcaggagttctgcgcatgcgcagtagctctggctttggagcCAAGATCGtgcagccgctggcctgtgttctgcgcatgcacagaactccggcttcgcaggcgagtgtgcgcagctccttaTAGCTGCGCATTGaaaatgtctgggtaggaggatcaaataggttactggggggtggagtaacCACGGCGtctagcctcagctccagctactccacgccccaggagcctctttagaaaatttgcatattaccctgattaaagattagaaaagattaaggggagtaaaggattagccctaaaaagggctatccgtacatacattagatgcacctaccaccggacctaccataataggtagatccgtagtggtaggtttcctttaatataaggCCCAATTCACTGCCCACCCTAGACAGCAGCACGGCCCTATATGTACATAGTATGTGACTCTACATCTGCTGGTCAGTGTATGTATGACAGGATATATTCTATTGTATTACGCTTGCTTCCGCATCATTTcagctttgcacattttttgcaatTAGTATTTTACTTGCAGAACGAATTGTATTTCGCTAAGAAATTGCACTTGAACATTTACCTGCTGTATAAACATCAGgtttatataataaattatgatttttttaacaCAAACTTGCTCACTctttatgtgtgtgtttggaCTGGTGGATATtgccttttttgtctttttggtgCAACTATTGTACACcttcctgcttcctgcactgatcATTCACTCTGAAACATTTAGAGATATGTGGAAAGAGAAGACAGATGAATAAAAACATAGTAACAGGGGCGTAACaacagtggtaacagccatagcagtgACTATAGGGCCCGCAGTggcagggggccctgtcatccaacCTGGAtaagcaccattatatacatattatgctgtacattgtacacacatatatgtgatgaatatatgctgtatctgtgatgtgtttaTGCTATACggtttatgttgtgtatatatactgtattggggaaatttatcatcaagttttctgaggtaaaactgttctagttgcccatggaaaccaatcagagctcagcttttatttcataaacagctgtggggaaatgaaagctgagctctgattggttgccaatggcaactagaacagctctgctctaagagacatatgatgaatctccccctatgtgtgtatatatgctgtatatttgtatattgcactttatatgtgtgtatatgctccatATGTGTGCGCataagtttataaatgtgtgattgtaacacgCATGTGTGACTAacaagtatatatattttttaagtggaaagGGGGCCTCATTCAGAATCCTGCTATGGGATCCTGcccctcctagttacgcccctgcatagtAATGCTGCTACGTATAGTAAGTGTGTACATTTCCTCAACAGTAATACTGCCCAATACTGTTGTATAATGTCCTCCTTGTCGTTGATTTTCCTCCATGGCTGAGCTCAGGGAAAATTTGCCCCAACTAATCACTAAAAACAGtcactaaaaacagcccaaatcCACTTGAAACTCCACAACTATCATTATCAGACCAAGGTACAAGTCAGGCAATGGATCTCAGATGTCATGCTTCCTAAAGCGTCTCACGGATGACAAGAAGTCAACATGTGGGAAATCGGCTAATGATCGATCATGCAAATATTCCTCACATCTACCATACAGGTTAATGATTTGCACTTTACATATTCTCTCCGTGCTGTGACTTCAGTGAAATACAATGTACACATGCAAATCATCCAGCGCCCCAGGTCTGTTCATTACCATACAGGACTATACAGGATTTGCTTTATGCAAAGTTATACGACTATTAGTAATATTTACCTGTAATATAGAAATAGAATAACTATGGGTAGAATAATAGTGTAACTCTACTTAAAATGTAGCTCAGTATTCCTCTCTCCCATGCATTATACATTGTAGGGAGCTGAGATGTGGGGATCGATGTCAATGTGATGGTCTTTACACTGCGCTATCTTATGTAGGGTTTTATACAgcttttagacacttttacaaTATTTACGCCCAAATGGGTGTGGTCTTGTAAAAAGAGGCGGGGTGTAGGTTACCCTAAATGTGCTTTAAGACACTTATAATATCACACACTTATTTTTAATAATGTACCCCGACCCGGCAGAgcctaatatgtttatttttgtcTATTTTATATCATGTAAGGGAAGGGGAATTTTTCAATTTGTCCacttttcttttttggttttaaatTTGAAACTCTAGAGTTTGGGTTTCAAAACATGAAAATTTgccagagtttgccaaatcggtccctgtccccaatggggctcacaatctaatcaacctaccaatatgttttggagtgtgggaggaaaacggaggacctggaggaaacccacacaaacgcagagagaacatacaaactctttgcagatgttgacctggatgggacttgaacccagatccctAGCGCTGCAACAGACACAGATCATAAATATGGACACCAGGAACAATTCAGGAACTGGAATTTAAGACCAAAAGCAGGGGAATGAAAAGAGAAAATGCCTGGATTTCACATGTGACTAAAGAGAATTAATTGAAGGGCAAATCAGTTACAAGAACCAAAACAATAAAGATATCTATACATATAATTCTGGTTTTTAAAGGTCTATAATACAATGatattcaaaaaaataaaattattttgccaaattaaaaaaaactttgtcaATGTATTACCACTAACTCAGGACCTGCCTGAAGTGGTGGGATATACGTTGCCATATTTAGGCATGGTGTTTGATTCCACTGTGGTCCCCTAAAATGTATTATATAAATAGTCATTACATGTTACAGAACAACTATAAAGTATAacaacttttgcctaactctgcactaagctaaaataagcaattctctaatttatgcTCATGAGCTCATCTGCAGCTGTATGCCTGCTAGCAGGGCTTTTACATTGTCCCCCTGTCTCACTGTCTCTGTTTATCTTTgttgccatgggaatccataTCTGTAAGTGGAGAGGAGTAGAGGGAAGTTGGGAGGGGCTTCTAAGAAAGCTGCACACTTCCGAGCTGTAGCTGCTGGGTGCAGGAGTATATATTAGTCCAGATAATTGCTGGCAACATGAAAAAACTCCcgaaccttgagtgatgtcacaagcatgtgactgatcacatgcttcaggtcatccaattacaagaAGGAAGTCATTGTACATTGCAATTGTGTATGTTTGAAGtctgaatgcacaaataaagttAGAGCTCAGGCCATCAATTCTATCCTGCACACCTggcatagtatatatacagtatatatgcagttTCCAAAGAGTATAATGGCAAAGACAATTGAAAAATcggtgaaatatatatatatatttatcataaaTTTATGCAGGATGTAAGCGCCCCCAGAATCAGCAGGCCACTTCCTGGTAGGGATCAAAAGAAAAGTGAGGGGCAGTAAATCTAAATGAGGTattaaggtggggggggggggcaaaacctAAGGCCCCGTTACATGATCGTTGTTTTAGGACATGCagtagccttttttttttcttttttttgtttacaagtAGTACACATCCCCAGATGACCACTGCTGAGAGGTCATTAGGGGTTAAGAGAAATTTGCATTCAGTGCTGCTACACCCTGAATGAAGCAGTGCACTGTTGATTCAGGTATCATTGAGTATACAATAGGTTGGTTTGTGGATAGATAATGTCTAGCTATCTGTCTAGATGTCTAGTATCAGATGAGGAAATCCCCATACAGAAGGATAGATATACTTACATAGAGCCGGTTCCTGGTATGTCCTCATTCTTAGCAAATCCTGATTTGGCCTTCATGAAATCCCAGCTAGTGGTGTGTTCCTGGTACCCCTGGTCTGATATATACAGTCCTGGCATCACTCCTGGGGACACATTCAGGGGTGCTACTAGGAGAGGCAGCTCCCCATGGCAGGCCTCTGAATGGAGCCCCCTTTAATAATTGaagcgagttacaatcacacatttatccactcatacacacactaatagaacatatacacatcacatatacacacacatacagtgctatatacaaacatactgcatatatacacacatacagcatatatacacaccatatactgtaaacacatacagcatatacacatcacagatacaatgtgtacatcacatatatgttatatacatagcatgctgtacaatgtgtatataatagtgcacatcctaCACTCTTTAGTATCAGGTCGGATAacagggccccctgatactgtgggtcccatagcagctgctatcgctgctaccactgtagttacacccctggactCCTTGAAAGGTAGAAGGTTACATATTTTAGTTACGTATTTAAAACTCCCCGTCTCTCCGGCACCGGCCTCTTGACATATCCGGTGGGCTGCTGCACTGTGTAGATTTGTACGCCAGGTCCTTCTTGGTGTAGAATTGCACAAGCTGAACGGTCCCTAATTGTAGCAAGTGTGCCTTGTGGAGAAAACAATCTCCATGCCACCCCACTCCACCGCTGCTTGCTGGTGGTCATTTATCTgaggccctgataaatgccccccatgatATTGCTGCAATTGAAATACTAAGAACCCTGGATTGATTCTACGCCAGGTCCCACTTGTGCTATGTTTCTACCACAGGCTATAGTTAATGTGCCAGGTCCAGGGTGGCCCAGCCCACTCCGACTCATGATGGGATTTGTTGCTTTTAAGCATTTTGTATCCCAAAGAATGCATAATATCGATAAAAATGTCATACACTtaccaaaataaaaatgtttaaaaaaattacaacttgCAAAAATGACCACTTATATAGCTCCATAtagaaatatttataaaaatgtccTAACATGGGGGATGCATAGAGGTGATAGGAGTTATGTATACTTTACAGGAGTTATAGAAACTTAATTGAACGGTTCTTTCCATAACCTGGTGGTGATCTGCCGTAgaaatatgtttaaagggaacctaccacaacGATTctacctttaaagagaacccatcaggcaaaataacccccctaaactaaatatatttttataaactaccattagagagcattgtctctatcccttcattgtccctctacgtgtaaacttaagcaatgaggtcctaaagctgtatgcaaatgatctgtgaaatgtccaatgagtcattagcatattcaagctgtccagcttattcatgagtgggaggcacagccacacccccagagcttgactgacagctgctccatgtaatggctgctccatgtgtctgctggtggccacgccccctgcagcctgtgtgtgtgtataggagagatacaacagccccAGGctacagccatgttatagcagaacatgtcaggtacttgtgtagctgatgtctgtgtctctgtgtattaggaggatgcagcctgtcagcagatgcagcacagacactagcaatgctttactatacattacacacagacatgagcagggggaggagaggggagggggaacaggggtgacatcactgcctctgaccatgtgaccagcctcatttacataataaagaaaagatgattttataatgattaatgtatgaaataactagataaaggctgtgatggaatctATGTGaggtgctccaacaggtagtagtgacaggacaagtgacacagacctgatgacaggggccctttaaaggtagaacgggtggtaggtggatgtatgggacatgaAGATATTGCGgctataattttaaaactttaataccccAATATGTCAATTttatactggggcgtggagtagccagacatgaggctacacgtcatgGCTACGccatgcccctgtagcctcttttctcctcctaccctgagatcatCGCCCTCGcttgagaagccggagttctgcgcatgtgcagtagctccggcttcggagcagtgagcgCACAGCCGgatgagggtgcgcagctactaGGAGCTGCGCAACGAAGATGTCAGGGtaagaggagaaaagaggctacaggggcttggagtagcctcatgtaaaatggaaaaacctgtttaaggggttaatattgtaaGGACAAAACTTGGACTAACctaaaaaaactaaacatttCTTCCGAGAATCAGGGAAGCAAAAACCACACtgatgaaaattttttttaaaaaaaagttatgtttccTGGAATGTGTCAACCCTACTCGTGCAATAATTGAGAACTTCCTTGTATTTTCCCAACTCGTTAGACTGAAGTCAAGTTGCTGGGATGTTCTTCACCTTCCTGGATTTTCCTGAATAAAGCAGCTTGATATCTGCTATTAAATAAATATAGGCCGAACAATCAGATCTGCACACCTTCCCTCAACAAATTACTCACATGACTATATTTAGCACCTCCGTGCACACATCACCCTGGACCTGGATCACAGCACTAGAAATCATTACTCTGGTTCCATCAGCCGGAAAAATGGACCTTGTCATGTACATCAACAACCGCCCTCTAGGGACCTACATAAATACTGGGGAGGTTCGGAGATCTTCCTCCTGTTATCTGTCTGGCTGTAAACTTCTCTATGGACTCTCTTTATGTTTAACTTGATTCAGTATGGGACTGTATGCAGAGAAGAAGATGATTCTCCTTGGACTGAGTCTTCTGGTTGTTGGTAAGATCAATTATTGTGATGTCCTATGGAAAATTGCATGTATAATCCCTATAATGTAAATGAAGATGGCAGATGGTCTTCTCTCTGGATAGTTTGGGTATGGGTGGAATAAGAGTAAAGTCAATGCCGCTTCTGGTTTGTCTTCTAGTTTCTTCTGTCCAATGATATTCTGGGAATTCTATgccaaaaaatatgtattttgcaATGCTTTATTTAAAGAACCTACCTGAAAATTTTGCACCTTGATTTCAGTCAATCTAAGAAGGTCGTAAATTAGATAAATACAACTTCAGATAAACACATAAGTGTAACAAGCAGAGTAAGTAGTAGCGTGTAGGTTCTGGTAACCTAATACTCAAGGTTTATGGattatcagcaagtgtgaccacctgcATGAAAAGCAGAAGTCCTGGCAGTTTGCTGGTCTGGAGCAGTTTTCCGATTTAAATCAATGGGATGCTGTTAAGGTTCAACTAATCAACAAAGGAGCAAAGATTCATGGGTACAGTATAGAGTTTGTGCTTTGTGTGTCTGGCCATAGTCATAAGCCATGGGTTGGATTCTTCACGCAACAGCAAATCATCCCAACACAGTATGGGCACTAATGCCTCAAGGGGATGTGGACACATCAAACATAATCCACTTTCATTAATAGTACTCCAGCATTAATACCTAATGACTAATATCTCAGGCCTGAAGAAGACACTAGTCCAGTGCAGAAATGATAAAATAATTGTACGGGGAATTTGTAAAGAAAGTGGAGCACATTTCACAGTGTCCATTATACGTTCCCGAGTATTTACTGCCGCTTTCCTGGTGGTTGTTTTGCCATATCTGGTGCTATATTGAGGTTGGGGTAAGAAGAGCAGATTGATGATCATGCAGGTTACATTATGTAGCATTGCATTTACAGATCTTATGAATCCAGCATGCATCTCTTCCGTGTGCTGTCTCCTGGTCACCTTTAAAGAGATTCTACAGAGCCAGAAAGTAAACTGTAGGGAGACTGCTGATAAGAGGAGCAAAACCAGTGAAGGTGGACAGGATGCCGCCATTTCTAGGGTTGATATATTAGAGGGGGATGTAGATCTATTTCTTCCATTGGTTTCTTGAGTCCAGACTTTACCGACAAGTTGCAAAATATCTACATACCACATATATCCTATAGCTTCAACTGGAGGTTCCATTTTCCATTACTGTATGTTCCCTTTACTCttaatcattttattatttttttgcagtAACAGCAACAGCACCTATAGCAAAACCTTTGTGTCCTACAGCGCCCCCTGTTACCACCACTCAACTAGTTACCAATTCCTCAATAAAAGCTTCTACATCCGGTAACCGAATTAGCCCCGATGAGATCAGATCTACAGTGGTCCCTACCATTACTAGTAGCGATAATGAAGAGTCCAGTAATAGAGGATCTACTCCAGAAACCACATCTATTACAAAAACTAATATGACAGGCTTCTCTCCTCTTACCAATACCACACAGAAGGAGAGAAATACAACAGCCAACAACCAGACACCCAGTATCACAACTGAGCCAAATACAGACTTCCCCACCATTACTGCTCCCACACTGGAGGAGATCACTGACTTCTCCGCCATTACTAGTACGACAACGGAGGAGAGTACTACATCATTCAACACCCAGACTGACAGCTTCTCAACAGAGCAAGAGCAGGCTACAGACTTTTCCACCATTATTGGTTCCCCACCGGAAGAGAGCACTACATCATTCAGATCCCAGCCTGCCACCTTCTTGACCAATCAAGAGCAAACTACAGACTTCTCCACCATTACTGGTTCCCCATCGGAGGAGAGCACTACATCATTCAACACCCAGACTGCCAGCTTCTCAACAGTGCAAGAGCAAACTAAAGACTTCTCCACCATTACTAGTACCACACCGGAGGAGAGTACTACATCATTCAACACCCAGACTGCCAGCTTCTCAACAGAGCAAGAGCAATATACAGACCTCTCCACCATTACTGGTTCCACACCGGAGGAGAGCACTACATCATTCAACACCCAGACTGCCAGCTTCTCAACAGAGCAAGAGCAAACTACAGACTTCTCCACCATTACTAGTAACACACCGGAGGAGAGTACTACATCATTCAACACCGAGACTGACAGCTTCACAATAGTGCAAGAGCAAACTACAGACCTCTCCACCATTACTGGTTCCACACGAGAGGAGAGTACGACATCATTCAGCACCCAGACTGCCAGCTTCTCAACAGAGCAAGAGCAACCTAGAGACTTCACCACCATTAATGGTCCCCCACTGGAGGAGAGCACTACGTCGTTCAATACGAAGAATACAAGATTCTCAACAGAGCAAGAGCAAACTACAGACTTCTCCACCATTACTAGTAACACACCAGAGGAGAGAAATAATACATATACTACCTGGGAAGTAACAACATCCAGCTGTGAGTATATTGAATGTATTAGGTCACTATTGAACAGTATATATGGATATAATCTATAAAAATAATCTGTTTTCAGAACTAAGTCCATTGTCACAGAATTATGACCCCTTGGTAAAATAGATGGGGTAAACTTTGCAATGAAGTCCCCGTCCAGATCTCATAAAAATAAGAGGTTTTTAAAAAAGATATTTGACCCATGTTTTGGTGAAATAAAAACCTTTAATTATTGGTAATTGCCCCATTCTATTATAAATACTGAA is drawn from Engystomops pustulosus chromosome 9, aEngPut4.maternal, whole genome shotgun sequence and contains these coding sequences:
- the LOC140077076 gene encoding uncharacterized protein; the encoded protein is MTIAGGYSRIWIYGLLLLTAVAVVEGQSSSTSFTSVTDLIKNLLNQLANLIKQVVNQVMPTSAPTTTTSTTTSTTSKTSTTSTTSTTTSTKVTTSSNGSTTSTTNSTTSRNASTTSTTSSTSSALESTASMASNVTSPSLRNTSTTSAESTLASTIKTNTPISSNTTTNQSNTTTNLQTTAFSNVATGSTPVLTNTTNLPENTTTYGTYTTQLNRTSPQTLDITKNETVTIVGLSTIGINNQSLSTSPSYGTSKEGITSGSQNTSSDVNFPSTTKAYTNTEPNNSATLPYSVGITSQQLLSSSTVSPSTKLSNQSTLSTNLTSPSVPGVSSLATIPITFATDSPNQNSTAFTGLNFVSSTNSTITSPYNGGSSSQQASTNTSAYSSTPSSSYQNPVTSMSLFPITLPNNQSMTTSTTTPHFSISSNQSVNGTSTLMATTSSSSQQPPSTTGASINANNSQSSSSQTTTLSSVTRNNSQASSTTTVSTNTGINNQTTTTTIIPSTSSTKSQQQSTTTSSPSSAVPQSQPTSSSTSTLSTSNADPTAPSTSSQTSTQSTVSTSTSSTSQTSSTSSSPTTTSTSIVTTTAAEKLTKVTSSSSAVHPSWMIMALLLVFMG